CGATAAAATCAAGCAATACACGATCAATTACACCGTAGTCTTTAATTTCGGGCATTCCGCTTTTTGATTCAGTTGATTTCTCATTCAACCAAAACTTTTGGAAAGTTGATAAATTGTCAATTACTACATTATCGAACTCAGAACTGTGCTTTAATAAGTAACGATAAAAATCGCCTAACTCATCAAATGGCTTCTTATTGTCCATTACATGGATTTCAATATCTTTTAATTTTGCTAAAACGTGATACATTCCATCGACTGAAAACAGAATCGTTCGACCAGTTAATGATTTAACCATGCTCGTTTTGCCTTTACCAGGTTCTGAGTAAACTAAGGTAGTCCAATGATCAAACCGATTGATGTTCTCTGATTTGAGTATTTTAGCCATTAAATCCCCTCCTAACTAATTAATTCTTCTGAAGATACAAACCCAGATAATTCTTTATGCCCCCTGCAATAATCACATTTTCCGCACATTCTAGGTTTTATTTCACCATTCTTTACACCTGAAACTCGTTCTAAATTCCCTTTGATGTTATTCAACGATACAACAAGTAACTCTTCCCTAATTTCGATTGCTTCTAAATCACAAGGGGATTGTTTGCTGACCGCGATAATATATGGTGTGAATTCTTTTTTGTATTTCTGCTCCAAAAGATTCTTATAAATGGCCATTTGTTCGTAGTAGCCATAGGCTTCAACAAAAGGTATCCAAACTCTACGATTTTCAGACCAAATTTTCTTATGAATATCTGCAGTAGTTTTTATATCTACAAAATACCCTTGTTCAATATTTAAGCAGTCGATTTTCCCTTTCCAATGTTCTCCGTGCAATTTTCCAGTGATGATAACTTCTTTCTCACCTTGATATAGATTGTTAAAAAAAGTATCTTTTTTCAGTCGTTGCACCATCTCTTCTGCTACAATAAAAGCTGCTCTTAACTTCCCTTGCTTCGTTAACATTTCGGGTTCGTGATCTTTTTTAAATTGCTCGTGTGCTTCATCACCTTCAAATGCTGAGTGGACATAGTTACCGACTAAAAAGGCTTCTGTGTTCTCTTTAGGTATTTCACCAGTCAATTCTGCTAACGCTTTTGCTTCGCACACTGTGAAGCTTTTATACTGTGATGCGGACATGAACTCCCATTGTTTCTCATAATAATTTTCATCATTCAAAGTTGTCATATTTCCACATCCTCTTATAAATTATCTAAAATTCGCAAAATAGAATTACCTAGTTTTAAATGGATGTCGATATCATCTGTTAAATCAAAGTCATCCATGTAACGATTTAATAATTTTGTATATGCCTCTTTTTTGATCTCAATCTTCTGCGCGGTAGCAGAATTTATATTTTCCGCCTCATATTCGTCGAGCGTTTCGATTTTACGACCATCTGTATCTTGTTTTACCTTGATAAAGTTATCTCGCTTCAACTGGCTGATGTACGCTTTTACAGAATTTTCATTAATGTCCAATTCTTGTGCAATTTCTTGATTGGTCGCAGTCGGATTAGCTTGAATGAATTTCGCTACCCGTTTCTTTCTTGTATTCATTTTTCTTCCATCCCTCCAATAGGTTTATTTGGCTTTGTAATAAGAAAATGTAATCATCTAACTCGAAATTCACACTTTCATCCATTGCTTCGAATTTGTCTCTCACTACTGGGACATCCGAATCCTGATAAACAGAAATGACGTTTCCTGAAAATAGATCCATAATTAGTGAAGAACCTGGACGTCCATTGTTTTCATGCATAATCAAACGATTAGGTATCGTATCATGCCAGTAAAGTTGTGCCATTTACCTCTCACGTCCTTTCGAGATTAAATTATTTCTCATCTGTTTCGCCTTTTCTAGGCTGAATACAATTACATCATCAAAAAATTCGTGATCTACATAAACTACATCAGTTCCTCGCTCCTCTAGTTCCGAAATTATCCAGTCTAAATGTTCAATAGTAGTCTCTATTTCAGATCACGTCCTTTCATGGTATAATTAATAAAATTGATTTATATTATTGGCCTTCTTCGTCTGCAAACGAAGTTGGCTCTTTTTGTAGTTTAGAAAGTCGATCATAACTAATCACCGTACGATCTCCATTGCTAAATTCCACAGTTGCTGCACAATTACCTTTATTGATAATTTTTACTACCACATCACAATCGATTAATGCTTGATCACCAATCTCCAAATCATTAGGTATTTTCTTACGTGCTTTCCTTGTATTATTTACAAAGCCGATTGAATAGATACTACTTGCTGATCTGTGTAGCTTTCTTTCTGGTGCTGACATTTGATTTCCTCCCTTAATTAATTATTTTTCGTTTTCTGCCATTAACATTGATCATCTTAGGCAGTTCAAACGTCTTGTTGACCACGTATACAGCGATCATGAGTAAGCCTGCCCATTTAGGCACTGTAACCAATAGCAATGCTAGTGGAACGTCTAGTAGTGCGTTAATTAGTTTTGATTTCATTTTGGTGCTCCTTTCTTAAATTCATATTGTTGTAAATGTTTCACCTTGGTATACTTAATACGTTGAACTGGTTGTATAGAGAGGAGTCCTTCTATGCCAAAAAGAATTTCAGTTACTTCAGAAGACAGCAATGGAAGAAATCAAAATTTTCATGACAATTTTAAAGGTACAAATATGACTAGAAACCAATTCGTTAAAGAGATTAAAAACGGTAATTACGAGAATTATCACGTTAGAAACATTAATGGAATTGATACCCCCGTATCAAACCCAGATAAAGCAAGAAACAACAACTTAGATTAGTTCTTAAACTCGACCAGTTCAACATTTATAGAATCATGAGTTATTAGATTGTCATCATTAAGACTAGCTAATAAGTTGCCTTCTCTGTCAGTTACGATGATCTCTTTTATGTCTTTATCATTGATTTTCATATCGGTCACTCCTTTCTAATTTTGGGTATACTTTATCTATCAGCAAGTGGTCCGCTGAAATAAAATAAGCGAGGTGTTTAAAATTAAAATTAATCCTGAAAAATTTGCTTTAGCATGTGTCGCAAGTTTTCAAAATGATAATTCTTCTTTCACAAGTGGAGATGTTATTGATGATAAACTTTCGCATTACCAAAATGCTTATTCAGCAGCTTTAAAGCACAACAAAAGAGAATCTGTAAAACTCGATGACTCTCTCAAGCAACTTGATGAAGAGCCATTCTCATACTAAATTCAATTTAAATAATTTAGAGTAGGTGAAATATTATAGTTGATTATATTAGTCCCTTCGACGAACAGTTTCTCGAGTATATGAAGAAGCAACAAGAAATGTTCGCGCCAATAAAAGAACGTTACGAGCTACTTAATGCAGCATTAGAACCAAATAGACAAATTATTGAAGCTGTATCAGAAAACCTCCGACCTTACATTGAACACTTAAACTCAATAACAAGACTAATCAACATTTCTCCTCCTGTATTACCCAATTTTATTTCTGAAGATACGGAAGAGTATGACACTGAACAAGTAAAATCTAATATTATCTCTCTAGAGGATCGTTTGCATGATCTTGCTAAGGAACAAGAATTATCTGATCATGATCAAAAATTACTCGAAAAGGCTCTTGTATTCATTAGCAACCAGTCTTCGGAAAACTCTACAGAGCTTAGAGATAACTCTATCGCTACAGCCGATCCAAACGCAGAAATCAAGGATGCAGACGCAGATAATGGGTGTAACGAACTTAATGAAACGGGTAACCCCGAAAATGAAAAACAGGTTGTAGACAAATTTCCAAATAGTAACCCCTCCTTTGTGGAAAAATTATTTTCTAAAGAGACTTTCCAAGAAGAAGCAATTAGCTTCATTCATCAGTCTGTTTATAATTGGGTCCTGTTAGCTTCTGTCGGTAAATTAGATCCACTGATTTTAGCTATTTCAGTTGTTACATTACTAAGAATTCTGATTCCTAAGAAAGATTAGTTCCTATTTCAAATTTTATCGAAGCCGATTCGTCCGCCAACGTTTTGGCTTCTTTTAACAATTCAACATATCGTTCAGCTTTTTTAGTCGCTTCATCAATTCCACTTACTTCTACTTCAATATTTACTGATTCATTCATTCCTTTTCCTCCTTCCATATAAGAGATAGATTGACTACTACCCACACCACAGCTAGAAATATGCTGCCTTGTATCTTCTCACCTACTGAAAAGCAGAAGATGGATATGCATAGCAGGATTAGTATTGCTGGTAGTTTCATGCTGTTTCCTTTCTAACTCTCATGCTGTTAGCTGCTAACCAATCTTTGAATTGATGATACAAATCCACGTCAATCCAAACATCTTTAGAGGTAACTGCCTTATAGCCAGAACTGAATGGCGATTCTTTAAAAAGTTTCATACGTCTATGATAGGTAGATTCGGACATGTGGAACTTTTCTTTAAACTCTGCTTTAGTCAGATCATTTGCCATGTTCTTTTCCTCCTATCTAATTTTGTAATATTCGATAATTGCCGTTAAAGTATCATGAGCCTTTTTACTTTGATTTTTTCCAGACAGATAATCATTCAAATCTTGCTTCGGAATTCCGAAATAAGTCGCAACACTAACAAGAGTAATTTTGTGAGTATCAAAATATTTTCTAATCTTGTTTCTGCCTATAGTTGTATCTGGCATTCTTCTCAACCTCCTTTTACTAATTGTGTAAGTTAATTTAATAGAAAACTTTATAAAAACATTGACTTGATGTAGAAAGTTTTATAAAATGTAAACATAGTTAATAAGCCTAAACATATAAGCCTTTTTTCGTCGGACAACGTAGTAGGTTTGTTTTAGTAGCTTTTTATCTATCAAATTAACTTACACGCTCATTGTATTACAAAACTTTTAACATGTAAAGTATAAATGTAGAAAGTTTTATAATATAACGGTCTGTATTTACTTAAGGTGGTATTATGAACTTATTTGATAGGGTTTCTCAACTTTCAAAAAAACAAGGATTGAGTCTTGTTGAATTAGCAGAAAAGTTAGATTTAAGTAGACACGCATTTTATTCATGGAAAACCAGTTCACCAAAAGCTGAGACTTTACAAAAAGTAGCAGAATACTTTGAAGTTTCCACTGACTACTTATTAGGCAGAACTGATAATCCAAATGTAACTACTAATGATTCGTCTATGGCTAAACAAGTTATGATGAGAATGGATACAGATGGATTATCCAAAACAGAAATTGATGAAATAGAAAGCGAGATGGAACGTTTTTTTGCGTGGAGGCTTGATGAAATTAAGAAAGAACGAGAAAATAATAATTAAGTAGGGTGGCCAATATGTATGTCGATTGAATCAGATGAGTATTTAGCTTTTTCAAATAAAATAAATGAGTTTATCTCTGCCAATATGCTTGGCATGAATTTAAATGTTAATAGTTATAAATACAATTATCTTTGGGAAGAAGTTGCTGCAAAAGGAATCAATATACGCTCTTTCCCTTTCGAAAAATCAGCTAGAAGATCCATTTCGGGGATGATTGTGAAAGACTCATACGAAACAACCCTAGCTTACAATTCAAACATGAGTACCAAGAGAAAAAACTTTACTATATCACATGAATTCACTCATTTTCTCTATCATTTAAATGACGAGAACAATATGTTTACAGATACAAAAGAAACTTTATCCTATTCCTTAGCTGATATTTTGCCAGAATTCCAAGCAAATATAGGAGCATCGTCTATCTTACTACCTGAGCCAGTTTTAATAAACGAACTTAAAAAAGGGACTTCCCCATATTTTATTTCCGAAACATACGGAATATCAGAGCAAGCCATATACATGCGTTTATTACAACAAATGCAAGCTAGCTTTGAAGCTTCTTATCAGGCGGCATCGCATACAGCAAGTAAAATTATGAATGGCAACTCTAAAAGATTAGCCATTGATCTCGGAAACAATCTTGAACAGAAAATTATTTATAGCAATCCTTTTTATGAAGCAATCATATAAATCTAAAACGAAATAACACCCTATTATGCGGTAACATAACAAGGTGTCTTTTAAATAATATTTCTTGGCAAAAATATTATATCATGAAATGGGGAATTGAATCATGAAAAAAATTAAAATTTTTTTGGCGTTTATTGTTATGGTGTTATTAGTTGTTGGCTGTGGCTCTAAAGTAACAAAGGCTGATTACACTGAAACAGATGCTGAAACAGCTCTAAATAAAGGGGATGACTTGGAAGGAAAAACAGTAAAGATTAAAGTTACTGCACTAGTTCCAGATAGTGCATTTGGATATAATATTCAAACTGGAGAACATTTAAACTTTGTTTCACCAGAAAATCCAAAAGTTAAAGAAGGCGAAGAGCTGATTGTCAAAATCACTAAAGTAACTAGTACAATGGGATCTTTTATTATCACTTATGAAAAAGTTTAATATTCAGGTTTTACTTTTAAACCATAAAGAATGCTCGGATTATGGAGGGATTTAGAAATGAAAAAAGTATTTATGGTAAGTATTGTTTTAATCGCATTAGCTGGTTGTGGAAGTAATACTGGTAAAACAGAAGATTCCAGCAGTTCTTCAAAAACAGAACAGTCAACTAGCTCAAGCACGAAAGAATCATTTACATCAATTAGTAGCTCTTCTACTACAATTAGTTCTGAAACAAATCAAAGTGCTGCAGTGTTGCAAGAAACACAACAGCCAGAAAGTGAAGTAGTTGCTGAGGAAGCTGTCCCTAGTAGTGAAGAACAACCTGTACAAACCTCTGAACCTCAACAAGCCATATATGATGCAGCTCAACCAGATGAAGGTCCTAATCAAGTTGCTGCTAGAAACGGAATAACATTAGAAGAATTGATGGAATTGAATGGTATGACTGGTGAAGAAATGTTACAGCCAGGGCAAGAATTAAGAGTAAAATAAAAAAACGTACCCTCTCCGACCAAGAAGCAAGTACGTTAAAAATAAAACCACAATAGGCTTATTTAGTTGTGTCTATTGTATCAAAATACAAGGAGTGATACAACATGTGGGTTGAACAAATTGATGAAAAGAAATTCAAATATGTTGAGCGTTATATTGACCCGCTAACAGAAAAAAAGAAAAAGGTTTCCGTTACACTTACTAGTGGATCAAGACAAGCATGGAACCAAGCGAACCTTATTCTTAGCAAGAAGATACAAGACAAGTTAGAAGTAACTGAAGCATTACCTGTAACCTTCGGTGAACTAAAAACAAAGTGGGACGAAAAATACAAACCTACTGTCAAAGCAAGTTCCTATAAAACAACTTCGGTTTTTATTACGAAAATTTCCGATTACATAGCGGATGATGTTCTGGTAAAAAACATTACAAGCAACATGATTCAAGATATGCTAGATCACTATTACTTTGAAAAAAACTTGTCGTATAATTATGTGAACCATTTAAAAACATTTGTGGGCATGATTTTCAAATTCGCTAATAGACGTTACGGTCTTGAATATAATCCAATTAATGGAGTTTCACTGTCAAAGAAGCCAAAGACGAAAGAAGATATACAAAAAGAGAAAGAGGGATATTTAACAAAAGAAGACATCCTTCTTTTATCTGAAGAACAAGAAAAAAACTATCAACAAAATAGATATTCTTTGATAACCAAGTTTTTATTCCTGACTGGACTAAGATATGGTGAACTTGCAGCTCTAACGGAATCAGACTACATTGGAGATAGAATTACAGTTTCAGGGACATATGATTATGACACTGGAACTAAAACGACCACAAAAAACACAGGATCATACAGAACGATTGACTTACCAGCAAATGCCATAGATATTTTGGATTTCTTAATAAACGAAAATAGCTCAATTAATTCTGATATTGTCAACCCATACAAATATATTTTCATTAGTAAGAATGGCAACCCGCTTTCTATACAGGCCTATAACCTAACTTTAAGGACTTGTGCAAAATCTATTGGGATTGATAAGAAAGTATCTTCGCATATGCTTAGACACTCTCATATCTCTCTATTAACCGAATTGGGGATACCACTAAAAGCGATTATGGATAGAGTAGGTCATGAAGATTCTAAAACAACATTAAAAATCTATACCCATACAACAAAGAACATGCAGAGCCATTTGATAGAGAAGTTAAGTGAGATTGAAATATAGTTGCCCCTTTCTTGCCCCTTTACGCATCGTAAAATAAAAAAACAAAGACCTAACCCTTATTAAATAAAGAGTTAGGTCTTTTATTATTCAAAAACAAATTGATTATGGTAAAGCTCTGCATAAAAACCATCTTGCTCTAATAGTTCACGATGATTTCCTTCTTCAATGACCTCACCGTTCTTCAAGACAACGATGCGATCTGCATTTAAGATCGTTTTCAAGCGGTGAGCAATAACAAAGCTGGTTCTACCTTTGATTGCTTCATCCATTGCTTTTTGGATTTTCGCTTCTGTCACAGTATCTACATTACTCGTTGCTTCATCCAGGATCAATAATGCCGGATCCGTGATGATCGTACGAGCGATACTGATCAATTGTTTTTGACCGGTACTAAAGACATTATTTTCTTCTGTTATTTCAGTATCATAGCCTTTTTCCAAAGCCATGATGAACTCATGGATATTGGCTTGTTTCGCTGCAGCAACGATCTCTTCGTCCGTTGCATCCGGTTTTCCGAAAGCGATATTTGCTCGGATCGTACCAGAGAATAACACTGAATCTTGTAGAACGATCCCAACATGTGAACGTAAACTATCTAGATCGATTTCGCGAATATCTGTACCGTCAAAGGTAACCGAACCACTATCGACATCATAAAAACGATTCAACAAGTTCATGATCGTTGTCTTTCCTGAACCTGTCGGACCTACTAAAGCAACCATTTCACCTTTGCTTACATTGATCGAAACATTTTTCAAAATAGGAATTTCAGGATCATACCCGAAATCAACCTGATTCAAAGCAACAGAATCACTAACGCCTGAAATTTCCTTGCCGTCTTTAGGATTGATTTCATCCGGCTCATCAAACATTTCATTTAAGCGTCTTGCACCAGTGATCGCTAACTGGATCATGCTATATCCTGAAGATATTTGCATCAATGGTTGATAATATTGCTGAGAGTATTGAACAAAAGTAACTACTAAACCTAAAGCAACTGTCTTCTCCAAATCTCCATTCAATGCTAACCAGCCACCAAAGAAAATCACGATGGCCGTGTTAACAAGAGACATTCCCTGCATCATCGGAAATAATAATCCTGAGTAGACTTGCCCTTTAAAGGTTGCTTTACGAACTGTCTCATTGTGCTCAAGAAAACCATCGATGGTTTCTTCTTGTAAGCCGTTAGTGATGATCACACGTTGACCGCTGATTTTTTCATCCATATACCCATTTAGTTTACCAACTTCATCTTGCTGGATATCGACGTATTTACGCGCTTTGCTGATAACAATTACAGCAATCAAAATCGCAACAGGTGTAGAAGCGATCGTCGCCCAAGCAAGTTGAACGTTTTGACGGAACATCATGATCAAAATCCCGACAAATAATGCCGCATTCGTCAAAACCTGCAATAACGCTTGATTCAAGCTATTTTGAATATTATCTAAATCGCTGGTAAAACGACTTAAGATTTCGCCATCCTGATGAGAATCAAAAAAGCGGATCGTCAATTTTTCCAATTTATTGAATAAACCAATTCTCATGCGGTTCGTTGACTTTCCAACGACCTGTGTAAACAGAATACTGTAAATAAAATTCGCAGCACTAGTCAATACATAGAAAATCAGTAGCTTCCAAATAATATCGATAAACTTGCTTTTATCATCTGTTCCCTGCATCAAGGCGCCTACATAATTTGCCAGCTCT
This sequence is a window from Enterococcus wangshanyuanii. Protein-coding genes within it:
- a CDS encoding AAA family ATPase translates to MAKILKSENINRFDHWTTLVYSEPGKGKTSMVKSLTGRTILFSVDGMYHVLAKLKDIEIHVMDNKKPFDELGDFYRYLLKHSSEFDNVVIDNLSTFQKFWLNEKSTESKSGMPEIKDYGVIDRVLLDFIASLKSLGKNILIFAHEKKVEVTMESGRVYTQFQPDVRNLDAIMGIVPLVGRLVIINNQETQKEERVIVLQPTQTTRAKDQLIGNLQTINQMDLLPILQNTNEKEK
- a CDS encoding PD-(D/E)XK nuclease-like domain-containing protein yields the protein MTTLNDENYYEKQWEFMSASQYKSFTVCEAKALAELTGEIPKENTEAFLVGNYVHSAFEGDEAHEQFKKDHEPEMLTKQGKLRAAFIVAEEMVQRLKKDTFFNNLYQGEKEVIITGKLHGEHWKGKIDCLNIEQGYFVDIKTTADIHKKIWSENRRVWIPFVEAYGYYEQMAIYKNLLEQKYKKEFTPYIIAVSKQSPCDLEAIEIREELLVVSLNNIKGNLERVSGVKNGEIKPRMCGKCDYCRGHKELSGFVSSEELIS
- a CDS encoding winged helix-turn-helix transcriptional regulator; the protein is MNTRKKRVAKFIQANPTATNQEIAQELDINENSVKAYISQLKRDNFIKVKQDTDGRKIETLDEYEAENINSATAQKIEIKKEAYTKLLNRYMDDFDLTDDIDIHLKLGNSILRILDNL
- a CDS encoding helix-turn-helix domain-containing protein; translated protein: MNLFDRVSQLSKKQGLSLVELAEKLDLSRHAFYSWKTSSPKAETLQKVAEYFEVSTDYLLGRTDNPNVTTNDSSMAKQVMMRMDTDGLSKTEIDEIESEMERFFAWRLDEIKKERENNN
- a CDS encoding ImmA/IrrE family metallo-endopeptidase translates to MSIESDEYLAFSNKINEFISANMLGMNLNVNSYKYNYLWEEVAAKGINIRSFPFEKSARRSISGMIVKDSYETTLAYNSNMSTKRKNFTISHEFTHFLYHLNDENNMFTDTKETLSYSLADILPEFQANIGASSILLPEPVLINELKKGTSPYFISETYGISEQAIYMRLLQQMQASFEASYQAASHTASKIMNGNSKRLAIDLGNNLEQKIIYSNPFYEAII
- a CDS encoding LysM peptidoglycan-binding domain-containing protein; this translates as MKKVFMVSIVLIALAGCGSNTGKTEDSSSSSKTEQSTSSSTKESFTSISSSSTTISSETNQSAAVLQETQQPESEVVAEEAVPSSEEQPVQTSEPQQAIYDAAQPDEGPNQVAARNGITLEELMELNGMTGEEMLQPGQELRVK
- a CDS encoding tyrosine-type recombinase/integrase, coding for MWVEQIDEKKFKYVERYIDPLTEKKKKVSVTLTSGSRQAWNQANLILSKKIQDKLEVTEALPVTFGELKTKWDEKYKPTVKASSYKTTSVFITKISDYIADDVLVKNITSNMIQDMLDHYYFEKNLSYNYVNHLKTFVGMIFKFANRRYGLEYNPINGVSLSKKPKTKEDIQKEKEGYLTKEDILLLSEEQEKNYQQNRYSLITKFLFLTGLRYGELAALTESDYIGDRITVSGTYDYDTGTKTTTKNTGSYRTIDLPANAIDILDFLINENSSINSDIVNPYKYIFISKNGNPLSIQAYNLTLRTCAKSIGIDKKVSSHMLRHSHISLLTELGIPLKAIMDRVGHEDSKTTLKIYTHTTKNMQSHLIEKLSEIEI
- a CDS encoding ABC transporter ATP-binding protein, with the protein product MTDLVRASKFFFHYLKRYKISFFFIFVTIIIATYLQVKAPQFVGEAIQELANYVGALMQGTDDKSKFIDIIWKLLIFYVLTSAANFIYSILFTQVVGKSTNRMRIGLFNKLEKLTIRFFDSHQDGEILSRFTSDLDNIQNSLNQALLQVLTNAALFVGILIMMFRQNVQLAWATIASTPVAILIAVIVISKARKYVDIQQDEVGKLNGYMDEKISGQRVIITNGLQEETIDGFLEHNETVRKATFKGQVYSGLLFPMMQGMSLVNTAIVIFFGGWLALNGDLEKTVALGLVVTFVQYSQQYYQPLMQISSGYSMIQLAITGARRLNEMFDEPDEINPKDGKEISGVSDSVALNQVDFGYDPEIPILKNVSINVSKGEMVALVGPTGSGKTTIMNLLNRFYDVDSGSVTFDGTDIREIDLDSLRSHVGIVLQDSVLFSGTIRANIAFGKPDATDEEIVAAAKQANIHEFIMALEKGYDTEITEENNVFSTGQKQLISIARTIITDPALLILDEATSNVDTVTEAKIQKAMDEAIKGRTSFVIAHRLKTILNADRIVVLKNGEVIEEGNHRELLEQDGFYAELYHNQFVFE